One Desulfuromonas sp. DNA window includes the following coding sequences:
- a CDS encoding ATP-binding protein encodes MMNLKPEVVAQLERVLGSVEMLLPRATKPVDWNTCHAANWRRHSFSGYLEPVKVTDTTRLEELLGVEEQKQTMVNNTRQFLQGLPANNALLWGSRGTGKSSIVKALLNEYAGQGLRIIQVEKEDLIYISEIFAAIEDQPYRFIMLCDDLTFETGELAYKMLKSALDGSVYSAPENVLIYVTSNRRYLLPEYEGDHLGGKYVKGEMQQSEIQEEKSSLSDRFGLWVPFHVFSQDRFLEAVRLCIERWSKQLGREIPWSDDLQQAAIKWTHQKSKRCGRTAYQFSKNWVGKYLLK; translated from the coding sequence ATGATGAACCTGAAACCTGAAGTTGTCGCCCAGCTCGAGCGGGTACTCGGATCCGTGGAAATGCTGCTGCCGAGGGCGACCAAGCCGGTCGACTGGAACACCTGCCATGCCGCCAACTGGCGCCGCCACTCCTTCTCCGGCTACCTGGAGCCGGTCAAGGTCACCGACACCACCCGGCTGGAGGAACTGCTCGGCGTCGAGGAACAGAAGCAGACCATGGTCAACAACACCCGGCAGTTCCTGCAGGGGCTGCCGGCCAACAACGCCCTGCTCTGGGGCTCGCGCGGCACCGGCAAGTCGTCGATCGTCAAGGCGCTGCTCAACGAGTACGCCGGCCAGGGCCTGCGCATCATCCAGGTGGAAAAAGAGGACCTGATCTACATCTCGGAGATCTTCGCCGCCATCGAGGACCAACCCTACCGCTTCATCATGCTCTGCGACGATTTGACCTTCGAGACCGGCGAACTGGCCTACAAGATGCTCAAGAGCGCCCTGGACGGCTCGGTCTACTCGGCGCCGGAGAACGTGCTGATCTACGTCACCTCCAACCGCCGCTACCTGCTCCCCGAGTACGAAGGCGACCACCTCGGCGGCAAGTACGTCAAGGGCGAGATGCAGCAGAGCGAAATCCAGGAGGAGAAGAGCTCCCTCTCCGACCGCTTCGGCCTCTGGGTCCCCTTCCACGTCTTCTCCCAGGACCGCTTCCTCGAAGCGGTCAGGCTTTGCATCGAGCGCTGGAGCAAGCAGCTCGGCCGGGAGATCCCCTGGAGCGATGACCTGCAGCAGGCGGCGATCAAGTGGACCCACCAGAAGAGCAAGCGCTGCGGCCGGACCGCCTACCAGTTCTCGAAGAACTGGGTGGGCAAGTACCTGCTGAAATAG
- the htpG gene encoding molecular chaperone HtpG, which yields SLYSHKEIFLRELISNASDAIDKARYESLTDQSLAEGGEEWKVQLVADKEAGTLTVRDNGIGMTRDEAVEALGTIAHSGTKEFMKLLESREVKDNPDLIGQFGVGFYSAFMVADKVTVVTRKAGADAKHAVAWASDADGTYTLEDTEKATKGTDVILTLKEDAKDFLEEYELRKIVKQYSDFIEYPVVMDVTRSVPDPEDKEKSVEETKEETLNSRKAIWLKDKSEITEEEYNEFYKHVSHDFTDPARTIHYRAEGTVEFQALLYLPQKRPFDIFYQDYKVGPTLYVRRVQIMDHCEAMLPSYLRFVKGVVESSDLPLNVSREMLQDNRIVEVIRKNLTKKVLDTLAAMKKDDLEAYGTFYEEFGRILKEGIHHDFERKDTIADLLLFESTKTEAGKKITLAEYVGRMPEDQKEIYYITGADRAAAESSPYLEVFKEKDIEVLIMTDDFDDIIISGLGAYKEKEFQSAIKGDLDLGDEKKEEKKKEYGDLLELMKEELKDLVGEVRISGRLKDSAVCLVAGEHDLDPKMAKMFEAMGQDVPKGQRVLEVNPDHDLIARMKGLFAADKESGQLKEYVGLLYDQALLLEGVMPRDPVAFAKTLSTLMAEGVDAD from the coding sequence TCTCTCTATTCCCACAAAGAGATTTTCCTGCGCGAGCTCATCTCCAATGCGTCCGACGCCATCGACAAGGCGCGCTACGAGTCGCTCACCGACCAGTCGCTGGCCGAGGGGGGCGAGGAGTGGAAGGTCCAGCTCGTCGCCGACAAGGAGGCCGGCACCCTGACGGTGCGCGACAACGGCATCGGCATGACCCGCGACGAGGCGGTCGAGGCCCTCGGCACCATCGCCCACTCGGGGACCAAGGAGTTCATGAAGCTGCTCGAGAGCCGCGAGGTCAAGGACAACCCCGACCTGATCGGCCAGTTCGGCGTCGGCTTCTACTCGGCCTTCATGGTCGCCGACAAGGTCACCGTCGTCACCCGCAAGGCCGGGGCGGACGCCAAGCACGCCGTGGCCTGGGCCTCCGACGCCGACGGCACCTACACCCTCGAGGACACCGAGAAGGCGACCAAGGGGACCGACGTCATCCTCACCCTCAAGGAAGACGCCAAGGACTTCCTCGAGGAGTACGAGCTGCGCAAGATCGTCAAGCAGTACTCGGACTTTATCGAGTACCCGGTGGTGATGGACGTGACCCGCTCCGTCCCCGACCCCGAGGACAAGGAAAAGAGCGTCGAGGAGACGAAGGAGGAGACCCTCAACTCCCGCAAGGCGATCTGGCTCAAGGACAAGTCGGAGATCACCGAGGAGGAGTACAACGAGTTCTACAAGCACGTCTCCCACGACTTCACCGACCCGGCCCGGACGATCCACTACCGCGCCGAGGGGACCGTCGAGTTCCAGGCCCTGCTCTACCTGCCGCAGAAGCGCCCCTTCGACATCTTTTACCAGGACTACAAGGTCGGCCCGACCCTCTACGTGCGCCGGGTGCAGATCATGGACCACTGCGAGGCGATGCTCCCCTCTTACCTGCGCTTCGTCAAGGGGGTGGTGGAGTCCTCCGACCTGCCCCTCAACGTCAGCCGGGAGATGCTGCAGGACAACCGGATCGTCGAGGTGATCAGGAAGAACCTCACCAAGAAGGTCCTCGACACCCTGGCCGCGATGAAAAAGGACGACCTCGAGGCCTACGGCACTTTCTACGAGGAGTTCGGCCGCATCCTCAAGGAGGGCATCCACCACGACTTCGAGCGCAAGGACACGATCGCCGACCTGCTCCTCTTCGAGTCGACCAAGACGGAAGCCGGCAAGAAGATCACCCTCGCCGAGTACGTGGGGCGCATGCCCGAAGATCAGAAGGAGATCTACTACATCACCGGCGCCGACCGCGCCGCCGCCGAGTCGTCCCCCTACCTCGAGGTCTTCAAGGAGAAGGACATCGAAGTTTTGATCATGACCGACGACTTCGACGACATCATCATCAGCGGCCTCGGCGCCTACAAGGAGAAGGAGTTCCAGTCGGCGATCAAGGGCGATCTCGACCTGGGCGACGAGAAAAAGGAAGAGAAGAAGAAGGAGTACGGCGACCTGCTCGAGCTGATGAAGGAAGAGCTCAAGGACCTGGTCGGCGAGGTGCGCATCTCCGGGCGCCTCAAGGATTCGGCCGTCTGCCTGGTGGCCGGCGAGCACGATCTCGACCCGAAGATGGCCAAGATGTTCGAGGCGATGGGCCAGGATGTCCCCAAGGGGCAGCGGGTGCTGGAGGTCAACCCCGACCACGACCTGATCGCCCGCATGAAGGGGCTCTTCGCCGCCGACAAGGAGAGCGGCCAGCTCAAGGAGTACGTCGGCCTGCTCTACGACCAGGCCTTGCTCCTCGAGGGGGTCATGCCCCGCGACCCGGTGGCCTTCGCCAAGACGCTGTCGACGCTGATGGCCGAGGGGGTGGACGCCGACTGA
- the rnhA gene encoding ribonuclease HI, giving the protein MSPQLYLLDGSSYIYRAYYGIRDLATSGGMPTNAVFGFTKMLLGLLQESCPDCLAVVFDRPREETFRREVYPEYKANRDAMPEDLVSQVPYIRQVLQALNIPALEAPGFEADDVIATLARRFAAEGAEVTVVTGDKDLMQIVGEGIGLLDTMKDRRSGPEEVLERFGVVPELVPDVLGLAGDTSDNIPGVPGIGEKTAAELVRRFGSLEDVLKWKNLVSGKKRRENLQSHADQARLSKRLATVRYDVALEVPLADLRRQAPNLPELLHLLRRLEFKALEIAFTPPPPGVVELYSDGSGTASGPGGYGVVLRYGEHEKELSGFEPASTSQRMELLAAIRGLEALNNPSTVRVFSDSQYLVRGMSKWIHGWIRDGRLDTPDALANQDLWKQLVPLSRKHRVTWEWVRGHAGHPFNERCDKLAKRAVDEGTRAADRPEEPEEEETVLPLPVVPAVRAPVPVREDSEFDAEEDGQLRLC; this is encoded by the coding sequence TTGTCGCCTCAGCTGTATCTGCTGGACGGGTCCAGTTACATCTACCGCGCCTATTACGGCATTCGGGACCTTGCCACCTCTGGCGGGATGCCGACCAATGCCGTATTCGGTTTCACAAAGATGCTCCTCGGCCTCCTTCAGGAGAGTTGCCCCGACTGCCTGGCCGTCGTCTTCGACCGGCCGAGGGAAGAGACCTTCCGCAGGGAGGTCTATCCCGAATACAAGGCGAACCGGGACGCCATGCCCGAGGATCTGGTGTCCCAGGTCCCGTACATCAGGCAGGTCCTGCAGGCCCTCAATATCCCCGCCTTGGAAGCCCCCGGGTTCGAGGCGGACGACGTGATCGCCACCCTGGCCCGCCGCTTTGCCGCCGAAGGGGCCGAGGTCACGGTCGTCACCGGGGACAAGGACCTGATGCAGATCGTCGGCGAGGGGATCGGCCTGCTCGACACCATGAAGGACAGGCGTTCGGGGCCCGAAGAGGTCCTCGAGCGTTTCGGGGTCGTTCCGGAGCTGGTGCCGGATGTCCTGGGGCTGGCCGGAGACACCTCGGACAATATTCCGGGAGTCCCCGGGATCGGGGAGAAGACCGCGGCCGAGTTGGTGCGCCGGTTCGGTTCCCTGGAAGACGTTCTCAAGTGGAAAAACCTGGTCAGCGGGAAGAAACGCCGGGAAAATTTGCAGTCCCATGCAGATCAGGCCCGGCTCTCGAAAAGACTGGCCACCGTCCGCTATGACGTCGCCCTGGAGGTTCCCCTTGCAGATCTTCGGAGACAGGCGCCGAACCTTCCGGAGTTGCTTCACCTCTTGCGGCGACTTGAATTCAAGGCCCTGGAGATCGCCTTCACTCCGCCGCCACCGGGCGTGGTCGAGCTCTACAGCGATGGCTCGGGAACCGCCTCGGGACCCGGGGGATACGGCGTTGTCCTGCGTTACGGGGAGCACGAAAAGGAGCTGAGCGGTTTCGAGCCCGCCTCCACCTCGCAGCGCATGGAACTCCTGGCGGCGATCAGGGGGCTCGAAGCCCTGAACAACCCGAGCACGGTGCGCGTGTTCAGCGATTCACAGTACCTTGTGCGGGGAATGAGCAAGTGGATACATGGCTGGATCCGCGACGGTCGGCTCGATACCCCGGATGCTCTCGCGAACCAGGATCTTTGGAAACAGCTTGTTCCCCTGTCCCGCAAACACCGGGTCACCTGGGAGTGGGTGCGGGGCCATGCGGGACACCCATTCAATGAACGGTGCGACAAGCTGGCCAAACGGGCCGTCGATGAAGGGACACGGGCGGCCGATCGGCCCGAGGAGCCTGAAGAGGAAGAGACAGTGCTCCCTTTGCCTGTCGTCCCTGCCGTTCGGGCGCCGGTGCCGGTCAGGGAGGATTCGGAATTCGATGCGGAGGAGGATGGTCAATTGCGGCTGTGTTGA
- a CDS encoding YchJ family protein, whose product MNSCPCGSGSDYIACCEPIIAGKKTAETAEELMRARYAAHVKVEIDFLYDSTHPEHREWYDHKGTRVWAANSEWHGLEILGTTQGRPQDEQGEVEFVARFRDGKGLHNHHERGKFKKEEGRWLFTEGIMVKPKPLSVNKVGRNDPCTCGSGRKHKKCCGK is encoded by the coding sequence ATGAATAGCTGTCCATGCGGCAGCGGCAGCGACTATATCGCCTGCTGCGAACCGATCATCGCCGGGAAGAAGACGGCCGAGACGGCGGAAGAACTGATGCGGGCGCGCTACGCGGCCCACGTGAAGGTCGAGATCGATTTCCTCTACGACAGCACCCATCCCGAACATCGCGAGTGGTACGACCACAAGGGGACCCGGGTCTGGGCCGCGAATTCCGAATGGCATGGCCTCGAGATTCTCGGGACCACCCAAGGGAGACCTCAGGACGAGCAGGGCGAAGTGGAGTTTGTCGCCCGCTTTCGAGACGGGAAAGGCCTGCACAACCATCACGAACGCGGCAAGTTCAAGAAAGAGGAGGGGCGCTGGCTCTTCACCGAGGGAATCATGGTCAAGCCGAAACCGCTGAGCGTGAACAAGGTCGGCCGCAACGATCCCTGCACTTGCGGCAGCGGCCGCAAACACAAGAAGTGCTGCGGCAAATAA